One part of the Deltaproteobacteria bacterium CG2_30_66_27 genome encodes these proteins:
- a CDS encoding ribosome-binding factor A: MKGRGDRPARVGEKIREELSLLLMRKVNDPGLAPVTVTEVSVTKDLRIAHVNYSALVAPEERPAVAKALRRSSGFLRRELGHLLGLRYAPELQFHYDDSFDRGARIEAILRDIPGGKEGPDEG, encoded by the coding sequence ATGAAGGGCCGCGGCGACCGCCCCGCGCGTGTCGGTGAGAAGATCCGGGAAGAGCTCTCCCTCCTCCTGATGCGGAAGGTGAACGACCCCGGACTGGCGCCGGTCACCGTCACCGAAGTTTCCGTCACGAAGGACCTTCGGATCGCCCACGTGAATTACTCCGCTCTCGTCGCTCCCGAGGAGCGCCCGGCCGTGGCCAAGGCGCTCCGTCGGTCCTCCGGTTTCCTCCGGCGCGAGCTCGGCCACCTCCTCGGCCTTCGGTACGCTCCCGAACTTCAATTCCACTACGACGACTCGTTCGACCGCGGCGCCCGGATCGAAGCGATCCTCCGCGACATCCCCGGGGGGAAGGAAGGTCCGGATGAGGGGTGA
- a CDS encoding tRNA pseudouridine(55) synthase TruB: MRANGRVDVTAGVLVVDKPRGITSFDVVRAVGRILGERKCGHAGTLDPMATGVLPVCVGAATKIAGYLTEEEKEYEATFAIGVATDTGDATGKPVEERPGATVPEGAVSGALAALVGTFEQVPPAYSAVKVGGVRSYKLARKGIDVPLAARRVTVREARLLSIGPDRFRVFLAVSKGFYVRSLPRDLGVRLGVPLTVSELRRTRVGAFREELAVTLDALCERARGGDAASLLIPIVDALGRFPHWEVPAEAIPQVRNGRLSGPWLVERVAASMGDLALLVTSRREPLAIVGRDPTGLWKIVRGI; the protein is encoded by the coding sequence ATGCGGGCTAACGGCCGTGTTGACGTGACGGCGGGGGTGCTGGTCGTCGACAAGCCCCGGGGGATCACCTCCTTCGACGTGGTCCGGGCCGTGGGGCGGATCCTCGGTGAGCGGAAGTGCGGCCACGCGGGCACCCTCGACCCGATGGCCACCGGGGTCCTGCCGGTGTGCGTCGGAGCCGCCACGAAGATCGCGGGCTACCTCACGGAGGAAGAGAAGGAGTACGAGGCGACGTTCGCGATCGGCGTTGCGACGGACACCGGCGACGCCACGGGGAAGCCGGTGGAGGAGCGCCCCGGCGCCACGGTCCCGGAAGGCGCCGTGTCGGGTGCGCTGGCGGCCCTGGTGGGGACGTTCGAACAGGTCCCCCCGGCGTATTCCGCGGTCAAGGTGGGCGGCGTGCGCTCCTACAAGCTCGCGAGGAAGGGGATCGACGTTCCTCTCGCGGCGCGCCGCGTCACGGTCCGCGAGGCGCGGCTCCTATCCATCGGGCCGGACCGGTTTCGGGTATTCCTCGCCGTGTCGAAAGGATTCTACGTCCGGTCGCTGCCGCGCGACCTGGGCGTGCGCCTCGGGGTTCCGTTGACGGTCTCGGAGCTGCGGCGCACCCGGGTGGGGGCGTTTCGCGAGGAGCTGGCAGTGACGCTGGACGCGTTGTGCGAACGGGCGCGGGGCGGCGACGCGGCCTCGCTGCTCATCCCGATCGTCGACGCGCTCGGAAGGTTCCCGCACTGGGAGGTGCCGGCGGAGGCGATCCCCCAGGTGCGCAACGGGCGGCTTTCGGGGCCGTGGCTGGTAGAGCGGGTCGCAGCTTCGATGGGGGATCTCGCGTTGCTGGTGACGTCGCGGCGGGAACCGCTGGCGATCGTCGGCCGGGATCCGACGGGACTCTGGAAAATCGTTCGGGGCATCTGA
- a CDS encoding 30S ribosomal protein S15, with translation MSLVTEKKSDIIGKFRVHDTDTGSPEVQVALLTERINMITDHLKVHSKDFSTRRGLLKLVGQRRRLLDYLKSEELMRYKALLETLGLRK, from the coding sequence ATGAGTCTGGTCACCGAGAAAAAGAGCGACATCATCGGAAAGTTCCGTGTGCACGACACGGACACCGGTTCCCCCGAGGTCCAGGTCGCGCTCCTTACGGAGCGGATCAACATGATCACGGACCACCTCAAAGTGCACTCCAAGGACTTCAGCACGCGGCGGGGCCTGCTCAAGCTGGTAGGGCAGCGGCGGCGCCTGCTGGATTACCTGAAGTCGGAGGAGTTGATGCGGTACAAGGCCCTTCTGGAGACGCTCGGCCTTCGGAAGTAG